In Streptomyces pluripotens, the genomic window GGGGTGCCAAGGGCGTGGTCGTCCTGTTCGTGGCGGGCGCCGCAGCGGCAGGGGCGGCCGTCGGTGCGGCGGTTGTGGACCGGGCCGAAGCCGGGGGCGGTGAAGGTGGCGAAGACGCGGGGGTGGGCGGCGACCTGTTCCGGTGTGCCCTTGCCGCCGCGCAGTCCGGCGGTGATGAGGTGGAAGGTGTCGCGGCGGTAGACCTCGGCGCAGGCGGGGCAGCGGGTGGTGCGGCGGTTGTTGCAGCGGACGAGTAGCTGGCCGGCCGGGAGGGTGGTCGAGTCGAGGTGCTGGAGGACGCGGCCGATCTCGCCGGTGGTGGTGTCGACGTCGTACTCGGTGCGGTGGCCGTCGAGGCGGATCGGGTTGGTGCAGCCGCCGAGTCCGGAGAGCTGGCGGAGGATACCGGGCAGGGTGCCGTGGGCGGCGAGGTTGCTGAGTTCCGGGAGCGGGGGCGGGGTGGTGCGGGTGAAGATGGCGGTCTCCTTCTGACGGGTGTTGTCGGGAGGAATGGGCCGCCGGGGCGGCGGATGCTTGGCCGTGTTGCGCCGCCCCGGAGGTCAGGGCGTGTCAGCGCCGGTTGTGCTCGCGGAGGAGTGAGCGAAGGACCACGGCGGCGATGGCCACGGAGACGGCCGTGACGGCGACAGCGGCCAGGAGCGCGGTGAGGACGACGCCACCGACGAGCACGGCCGCGACCGTCTTCTGATCGACGGAGAGGGACGGGAGGCCGCGCCGGACGGGCGCCGGGTCCGTCGGGGTGTGGGTGTGGACGGGTGGCGGGGTGGGGTTGTCCGGGTACTTGGGCTGGAGCACGGTCGCCTTCTCCTTATCTACTCGTCTAGTTATGTGAGCCGTTTACGACGCCCACGCCGGACCGCGTGCCGGACTCGATGGCGGGGGCCAGGAAGCTGTGCGAGAGCCAGAAGCCGAACAAGGCGATGAGGACGACGATCCAGGGGCGGACGCCGAGGAACTTGATCGCTCCCCAGGCGAAGAAGCCGAGGACGACGACGAGCGGCAGCGAGACGGTCACGGTTGTCCGGGTCCTTTCAGCGAACAGGGCAGCGGTGGGTGCGGGCGGCCAGTTCGGCGGCGGCGCGGCTGTCGTAGTCGGCGGAGAAGCCGCAGCGCGGAGCGGTGCAGGCGGCGGTGTGCTTCTCGCGGCCCCGGTTGTCGTAGGCGGTTCCGACCTGGACGGGGCCGATGCGGATGACGTTGCGGAAGTGCCGGTTGGCGGTCACGGGGTCTCCCTCTCAGATGTGTGTGGCGATGGCTTCGGCCATGGGGGCTGGGACGCCGAGGCGGGCGCGGAGGGTCGGGGTGTCGATGGGGGTACCGGTGCGGGCGTGATGCTCGGCGGCGACCTTGCGGGCGTGTTCGACCAGGGCGGATGGGACCGGCACGGGTGGGGTCTGTGCCGGTGCCTCGATGGTCGGTTGGGCAGGCGGTTCGGGTGCGGTTTCGGGCTCGTCCTCCTGGTCCTCGATGACCTCGGTGCCGGGGTCTGTCTCGGGCGCGGTGTGGGCGAGGAGGGTTCCGCCGAGGAAGGCGACGGCGGGCCAGCCCGCGACGAGGGTGCGCAGCCAGGCCGGGACATTGCTGAGGTCGAGGAGGCCGGCGGTGGCGACGTTGGCGCCGAGGGATGCGGTGAGCGCGGTGACGAACCAGCACCAGGCCGCCGCTTTGGTCGTACCGGAGCGCAGTCGACGCCAGGCAGCGACCAACAGCAGATCGACGGAGACGGGGTAGGCCCAGGCTTTCCACCCATCCTGTCCGGCTGCCATGGCGAGGTCGTGGAGGTGGGCGAAGGACAGCGCGGCGGCGATGAGAGCTTGGACGAGTACCGCGTCGACGCGGGCCAGGCGGGCGCGCATGATGCGGCTCCTTCCGGAGTCGGGCGGGGAAGGTCAGTCGATGACCGGGTGGGGCAGGACGACAGGTGCCGCGGACTCGACCGGGCGCACGGGCACGTCCGGCCGGAAGGGCTTCAGCACGGCCAGGTCGGGCACCATGTGCGCCGATTCCTGGCAGGTCTCGGCGGCGTCGCCGAGGGAGAGGTACGGCGTGCGGATGCGGGACCAGCCGCCGGAGGTGTCGCCTGCCACGGCCAGGCCGGGGCGTTCGGGTGCGATGGAGCAAGCCGCATGCACCGCTTCGGGTGCGATGTCGCCGAGCGCCATCTTGGCGGAGGCTTCATCGTTGACGCGGTGGCACACGCGGCCGGTGAGCTGGGCGCGGAGCATGGTGGCGCCCTTGCCGAGTTCGGCACCGAAGCGCTGTCCGCAGACTTCCAGGTAGATGCCGGCGGCGCGGCCGAGCTGGGCGAGCCGGATGAGCTGGGTGACCATCTCGTCCCGGCGTTCCTCGTCCTTCTTGGTGGCCACGAGGAACAGCTCTGCCACCTCGTCCACGAACAGCACGACGGGCACCGGGCGTTCGTCCTCGGGCAGTCCCCAGATGTCGGAGGTGATCTCCTCGTCCGGGGTGTCCGGGGCTATGCCCTGCCGGGCCCTGATCAGGTCGTATCGGTCCTCCATCTCCTTGACCAGCGTGGGCAGCAGCTCGGCCGCCTGGTCCGGGTCCGTGGCGAGCGCCGAAAGCCGGGGTGCGAAGGGAGCCAGTTCGACGCCGCGCTTGCAGTCGATGCCGACCAGGGCGACCGGCTGTCGGGCGAGTCCGGCGATCAGGTGGCGCAGGTACATGGACTTGCCGGAAAGGGTTGCGCCGAGGGTGAGTTGGTGCGGGATGGTGCGGTAGTCGCGTATGAACGGCGTCGCGTCCTCTCGCAGTGCGACCGGCACCGTGAGGAAGCCGCCCGCGGCCTTGCGCGGCATACGCACCCGCCGTAAGACGTCGTAGCCCACGAGCCTCAGCTCGACGACCCCCGGCTTGACGGTGGTGACGTACGCGGAATGAACGCCCCAGGCGTGCCGCAGCCGCTCGGCGGACGCGGCGATGTCGGCGGGTTCCTGGCCGGGTGCCAGGCGGAGGCGAAGCTTCAACCCGGTCAGAGTGGGTCGGATGATGCCCCGGCGCGGCGGTACGGGCCGCACCTCGCGCTGCGTCATGGCCTTCATGGCGAGGACGCGCAGTCGGGAGGGCGCCACGGTCAGGCCGCACGCTTCCATGACCGAGCCGTACGAGCTGAGCAGCCGGACCGTGGACACCGGGAGGCCGATCGTGGACCAGTACGCCGCCGGGTGCTTGGCCCGGGCGTAGGCGGCCCCGCCGCCGAGTACGGCGACAGGACCACCCACTTCGAGAAGCGTCGTCAGGTCGGACATCAGGCAGCGACCCCGGTGGCGGCCGGGAAGGCGGCAGGGGTGACGGCGGCGGCGCGGTAGGCGATGCCGTGGCGCTGCTGGCCGTTGAAGACGGACTCCCACGGCCGGGCGATGAGGCCGGGCAGCGAGACCGGCGCCCCGAGAGTCAGCCCCTCGGAGATGCCGCCTTCCGGAACGGTGACCTTGATGAGCGACGACTCGCCGTCCTCGATGTAGACGACGCCGATGGTCATCAGCGCCTCGCCGCTGTTGGCGTCCTTGGCGATCTCGCCGGTCTGCCGGTCGCGGACCTTCGGCTCAGGGGCCTCGGTGAGGAGGATCGTCGCGGCCGAGGTCTCCACGCGGATGGTGCGCAAGGCACACTCCTATCTACTCGTCTATACAAGATGGGTCCTGCGAGTCCCTTGGTCGGGATCGCGGGATCACCTTGCCACACAACTCGCCCACTCGTCTATACGAGTTGGCGTGTTGGGGTGTACGAGTTCGGAGAAGCGCCCTACGCCCCATGTCAGACCTACCCGCCAGAATCCACCCATGCTGATAGCGACCAACGGCCGTGGCTACGAGCTGAAGCGCCCCACGAAGCCGGCAGTAGGAACCATGCTCGCCAACCTGAGACGCGGCAACGAGTACTTGATCCTTGAGCGCCGCGACGAGGAACGGGAGGGCGACTGGTACATCCAGGTCTGGTTCCGCGACAACAACACCTACCAGCTGGAATACCGCGACGGTGTCCCTGCGGAGCACCACCAGACCCGAACGGTGTCCCAGGAGAAGGTCTTGCAGGCTCTCCTCGGCTGGATGCTCGACAAGCCCGACTGGCGAGAGAGCTTCATGTGGACCAACATCGGCCACATGTCCGCGCCCGCCGCCGACGGCGAGGACGAGCCGACCGCTTAGAGCCGTGCCGTCGCCCATCTGATCACGTGGCCGGGAGCTGGTACGACAGCACGTACGCGTCCGCCGCCATCACCGTGTCGCAGACCTCGACCGCCCGTCCCTCCGTGTCGAAGGCGGTCCGGATGAGGTGGATGACCGGCACGCCGGCCGCCAGCCGAAGCGTCTTCACCT contains:
- a CDS encoding mobile element transfer protein, encoding MTANRHFRNVIRIGPVQVGTAYDNRGREKHTAACTAPRCGFSADYDSRAAAELAARTHRCPVR
- a CDS encoding DUF2637 domain-containing protein, which produces MRARLARVDAVLVQALIAAALSFAHLHDLAMAAGQDGWKAWAYPVSVDLLLVAAWRRLRSGTTKAAAWCWFVTALTASLGANVATAGLLDLSNVPAWLRTLVAGWPAVAFLGGTLLAHTAPETDPGTEVIEDQEDEPETAPEPPAQPTIEAPAQTPPVPVPSALVEHARKVAAEHHARTGTPIDTPTLRARLGVPAPMAEAIATHI
- a CDS encoding FtsK/SpoIIIE domain-containing protein, which encodes MSDLTTLLEVGGPVAVLGGGAAYARAKHPAAYWSTIGLPVSTVRLLSSYGSVMEACGLTVAPSRLRVLAMKAMTQREVRPVPPRRGIIRPTLTGLKLRLRLAPGQEPADIAASAERLRHAWGVHSAYVTTVKPGVVELRLVGYDVLRRVRMPRKAAGGFLTVPVALREDATPFIRDYRTIPHQLTLGATLSGKSMYLRHLIAGLARQPVALVGIDCKRGVELAPFAPRLSALATDPDQAAELLPTLVKEMEDRYDLIRARQGIAPDTPDEEITSDIWGLPEDERPVPVVLFVDEVAELFLVATKKDEERRDEMVTQLIRLAQLGRAAGIYLEVCGQRFGAELGKGATMLRAQLTGRVCHRVNDEASAKMALGDIAPEAVHAACSIAPERPGLAVAGDTSGGWSRIRTPYLSLGDAAETCQESAHMVPDLAVLKPFRPDVPVRPVESAAPVVLPHPVID